The genomic stretch ATTCCTGTCAGATATTCCTTGACGTAACAGATAGGGGCGGGTATATGAGAGTCAACATTGGCCCTCACCTGTCGGAGAGGCCGCTCGTGATCGTTCGACGGTTGTTTGCTCTCATCCTTCCCTTGCTGTTCGGGTTGGCGGCCTCGCCTGTCGAAGCTGCCTGGACCGCGAGCGGCACGTTCCTCTATCAGGACCGCGAGTTCGACGAGAACGGCTTCACGGGCGCGACTCCCAACTTGCCCGTCCGTTTCGCGAAGGTGGAGGTCCGCTATTTCAAGCAAAGCGGAGGCACGACGCTGCTGGCGACGGGGGCCACCGACGCCGCAGGAAACTATTCCATCCTCGTCAGCGACACCTCGACACGCGACATCATGGTTCGCGCGCTGACGGCCTCCGGCGTGGCCGACCTGTTCCTGGAGGTCACGAACGTCGTCGGCACGGTCAGCAACTACGCCGTGACGACGCCCACCTTCTTCGCGCACGCCCCAGTGAACCTCAACGCGGGAACCGTCGTCGCGCTCGCGGGGGCCGGCGGCGAGCCCTTCAACCTCTTCGACGTCGGCTTGAATACGGAGGATTACCTCGCGCACCTGAACGGGAGCCGCCCGAGCTCGACCCATGAGCTCATCATCCAGTGGGAGAACCTGTCGGGCGTGACGGTCAACAGCTACATCGGCAACAACACGGTGCGCGCGGCCGACACCTCCGGATACAATGACACGGTCATCCAGCACGAGACCGGCCACTACGCGGTATTCAACTTTTCCGCCACCGATTCTCCGTTCGGCTTTCACCGGCTGAGCAATTGCAAACAGGATCTCCGGCTGGCGTTCGATGAAGGATTCGCCACCTACTTCGGACAATCGGTCCGGAAGTACCTGAACCTGCCCAACCCCCACCTTTACGTCAAGACGACCGGCGCGGTCGGCCCGGGGAACCTCGATTTCTACTTCAACGTCGAGGACGAGGTCCCGTTCACCTGCAGCGAGTCGACCAGCGAAGTGACCGTCTATGCGGCCCTGTGGGATCTCGTCGACGGCGCGACCACCCCCGACGAGACTCCGGGGGTGGACGAGGGCTGGGACCCGCTGGCGGTGAGCGACACCGTCGTCTGGGACATCATGCGAAATTACATGCCGGGCGCCGTCAACAAGAGCGCCGAGGATTTCTGGGACGGATGGTTCGTCCTGGGCAAGGGACTGGACTCCTCCTTCCGGACGGTGTTCGTGCAGCATGGCATGGAATTCATCGACGACCTCGCGGAGAACAACGACACCACCGCCGGCGCCCTGGGGATCGCTCCCGACGGAGTGCCCCTCCACGCCACCTATTTCAGGCCGCTGGCGAGCGGTGCGGGCACGACCGACGTCGACTATTTCAAATTCTTCGGAACGGCGGGGCACGATTTCCGGATCGAGACGACGGCTCTGACGGGGGACGCCAACACCTCCCTGGTTCTTCTCGGGCCGGACGGAGTCACTCCGATCATGTCGAATGACGACCGGGGGGGCGGCGAGAAGTCGTCCCTGATGATCTTCAACTCTCCCGCCAGCGCCACGTACTACGTCAAGTCCTTCCACGGCCCCGGCCTCGGAATCTACGGCTCCTACGACGTGGTCATCAGCGGCGCCGTCGTGGCCGGTGGATCCAGCCCCCCGCTCGTGACGCAGTCGCCCAAATTCACGAGGCGTCCGATGCTGAACGAGGGGGACAGCCCGACGGTTTCCGGACTCAGTTCCCAGGATTGAAAATCGCGCGGGCGCCGGGGTCTTCCCGGAACACGAAGGTGATCTCTCCGGGACGGGCGTAGCCGAGATCTTCCCGGGCGATGCGCTCGATCGCGAGCGGATCCTGCCGGAGGGCGCGGATTTGCTCGTGCAAGGAGGCGTTCTCCTGGCGCAGCGCCAGGACCTCGAAGGAGATCTGCTGATAGGTCGATTTCTTCCGCCAGACCTCGAAGAGCCCGCGGTCGCCCAGGATCGAACGGGCCACCAGCGCGAGGATGGCGCACAGGCTCACGGTGAGCAGGAGCCTTTTGCCGATCGAGACCGGCTCCCGGCGCGGCTGCCGTGCCGGGAGCGTCACCGTCTGCCTCCCGCCGCATAGACTTCAAACCCGCGATACCGGGCTCGATCCGACAGCTCCTCTTCGATGCGCAGGAGCCGATTGTATTTCGCGACCCTTTCGGAGCGCGCCGGCGCACCGGTCTTGATCTGTCCGAGGTTGAAGGCCACCGCCAGATCGGCGATCGTCGTGTCCTCCGTCTCGCCCGAGCGATGGGAGACGACGCAGGTGTACCCGGCGCTCCGGGCGAGATCGATCGTCTCGCGCGTCTCGGTGAGCGTGCCGATCTGGTTGAGCTTGATGAGGACGGAGTTGGCCACCTTCTGGCGGATTCCCTCCCGGAGAATCGCGGGATTGGTCACGAAGAGGTCGTCTCCGACCAGCTGAATCTTCTCTCCCAGCGCGCGCGTCAAGCCGGCCCATCCCTCCCAGTCGCCCTCCGCCATCCCGTCTTCGATGCTCACGATCGGGTATCGGGCCACGAGGCCGGCGTAGAAGTCCACCAGCTGCGCGGAAGTCTTTTCGGGCGGCGACTCGGCCTTCAGCCGGTAGACGCCGTCCTGGTGGAATTCCGACGCCGCCGAATCGAGGCAGAGAACGGCATCGCGCCCCGGAGCGTAGCCCGCCTGCTGGATCGCCTCGACGATGCAGTCCAGCGCCTCGGCGTGCGAGCGGAAACTGGGGGCGAAGCCGCCCTCGTCGCCGACGGTCGTCGAGAGCCCCTTCTTCTTGAGGACCGCTTTCAGCTGCTGGTAGATTTCGGCCGCCATCCTCAGCCCTTCGCGGAACGAGGCGGCCCCGGCGGGCGCGACCATGAACTCCTGGAGATCGAGGTTGTTGTCGGCATGGACGCCGCCGTTGACGATGTTCAACATCGGGACCGGAAGCTCCACCGCCGCGTCGCCGCCGAGCGCGCGGTAGAGGGGAAGCCGCAACGAGGCGGCCGAGGCCCGGGCCACCGCGAGCGAGACCCCCAGCAGAGCGTTCGCGCCCAGCCTGCTCTTGGCCGGAGTCCCGTCCATTTCGATCATGCGGCGGTCCAGCGCGGCCTGGCTCGCGGCCTCCATCCCCGAGAGCTCGGGGGCGAGGACGGAATTAACGTTCTCCACCGCCCGCAGGACCCCTTTTCCGGCGAAGCGCTTCGGATCTCCGTCCCGCAGCTCCAGGGCCTCCCGGGAGCCGGTGGAAGCGCCCGACGGGACGGCCGCCGATCCGCGCGCGCCGTCCGACAGGACGGCCTCGACCTCCAGGGTCGGGTTGCCGCGCGAATCGAGAATCTCACGGGCGGTCAGTGATTGGATTCGAGCCATCGATCCTTCCCCCCTCAGGGATTCAGGACGAGCGACCGGCCGGCATCCAGCAGCCGCGCCAGGTCCTTCGGGCTGCGCGCCTCGGCGTAGCAGCGGACCAGCGGCTCCGTCCCGGAAGGACGCAAGAGGAGCCAGGAGGCGTCCTGCAGGAGCATGAGCGTGCCGTCGGTCGTGCGCACCTCGGTGACGCGCTTTCCGGCCAGCGAGTCGGGCGGGCTCTCCAGCCGGCGGCGGAGGGCGATTACCTCTCCGGGGCCCATCCGGAAATCGCGGCGCGCGGAGTGCCGCGGCCCGACTTTGCGGAACAGGAGCTGAATCTGGCGCCGCAGGCTGGCTCTTCGCCGGGCGACCATCTCCGCCACGAGACATCCCGCCAGGATGCCGTCCTTCTCCGGCACGTGCCCCGACACGGAGAGTCCGGAGCTTTCCTCGCCGGCCAGGAAGACCTTCCCGTCCAGGAGGAGGTCACGGAAGTACTTGAAGCCGACGGGAGTTTCGAAGTGGGCCACACCGTGATGCTCCGCCACGTCGTCGAGGAGGTGCGTCGTCGCGACCGTGCGCGCGACCCCCGACCGGTAGCCTCGCGTCTCCAGGAGATAGTCGGCGAGCAGGGCGAGGATCAGGTTGGCGGCGACGTAATGGCCGCCCCGATCGACGATCCCGAAACGATCGGCGTCGCCGTCGGTGGCGAGACCCAGATGCGCCCCCGTGCGGCGCACCTCCGCGCACAGCTCGTCGAGGTGCTTTTCATTGGGATCCGGTCCGCCTCCTCCGAAGAGCACGTCACGGCGGTCCCGGATCGTCGTCACGCGGGCGACGGGGGAGAGCAACGCCTGCGAATAGCCCCTTCCGGCGCCGTACAACGGGTCACACACCAGCCGCAGCCGGCCGCGGCCGAGCGCTTTCCGATCGATGATGCGCAGGATCGCGGCGCGATACGGGCCGGAGGGGTCCACCGTGCGAAGCTCGGAAGGCCGCGGTTGCGGGGCCGGAGATCCGTCGTGGATCTCGGCGATCAGCGCCTCGATCCGCCGGGTCGTCTCCGGCGGGGCGGGCGCGCCGTCCCGCGTCGAGAATTTCAAGCCGTTGTACTCGGCCGGATTGTGGCTCGCGGTGAGGTTGATGCCGCCGTCGAGTCGCCCGCGCCGGATCGCGTGGGCCACCACCGGAGTCGGCACGAAATCGGCAGCCAGGCGAGGCCGGACCCCTTCCGTCAGGAGCACGGAAGCGACGTCGCGGGCGAGCTGCTCGGAGAGGAAGCGCGTGTCGTAGCCGACGAACAGGCTCGGCGCGCGCCGCCGGTTCTCTTCGTGGACGAGACGAGCGATAGCCCGGGTCGCCCGCCGCAGGTTGAAGAAGGTGAAGTCGTCGCTGAGGATCCCCCGCCATCCGGACGTGCCGAAGGCGATCGGTGTCGGAGCCATCGGACCGGATTCTCCGCCAGGACGTTCGTCCGAGCAGGCATTCCGGGAGGCTTTCGCCTCCTGCCAGCCCGGTGCGGCGCCGACTATAGCACAGGGCCGATCTCATGACAAGGAAAGGATTTGGAGCGATTCGTGCCTTGACACGCCGCAGGGCGGGGACTATACTTCGAGCGTCAAGGAGATCTCCTTCCATGGAAAATGAAACCGTTCTGGTTCTCTCGACGGCTTCCTCGGAGAAAGAGGCGATCTCGATCGCGCAGGCCCTGGTGGATCAGGAGCTGGCCGCCTGCGTCAACGTGGTTCCCGCCATCCGATCGATCTATCGCTGGAAAGGCAAGATCTGGAACGAGGTGGAGAACATGATGTTCATCAAGACCACCTCGCAGCAGTTCGAGGAAGTCAAGAAGACGATCAAAGAGCTGCACTCCTACGAGCTTCCCGAAGTGCTCCTCTTGAAGATCGACGACGGCGAGAAGAACGTGCTGAACTGGATCGGCTCGTCGGTGAAGGGCGGCCGCGAGCGCTTCTAGTCCATCAGACGGCCGCGAGCCCCTGCTCCAGATCCGCCACGATGTCCTCCACGTCCTCGTTGCCCACCGAAATCCGGATCAGGCCCGACGTGAATCCCTGACGCTCCCGCTCCGCCTCTGGGATCGAGGCATGGGTCATGGTGCCCGGATGGCAGATGAGCGTCTCGACTCCCCCCAGGCTTTCGGCCAGGGCGCACAGGCGCAAGCGATCGAGGAAACGCTTGGCGCGGTCGAAGTCGCCCAGGTCGAAGGAGATCATCCCGCCGAAGCCGGAGCATTGGGTTCGCGCCAGCTCGTGCTGCGGATGGGACGGCAGGCCGGGGTAGAGGACGCGCCGCACCTTCGGGTGGGAATCGAGAAAGGCGGCGACCTGCCGCCCACCGGCATCGTGAGAGCGCATCCTCAGGTGCAGCGTCTTGATCCCCCTCAGGACGAGCCACGAGTCGAAGGGAGACAGGATGGCCCCGACGGAGTTCTGCGTGAATCCGATGCGCTCGGCATGGTCCCGATTCGAGGTGACCACGCATCCGCCGACGCTGTCGGAGTGGCCGTTGATGAACTTGGTCGTGCTGTGCAGGACCACGTCGATGCCGAAGGCGAGCGGCTTCTGAAAATACGGAGACATGAAGGTGTTGTCGACCACGGAAATGAGCGAGCGCCGCCGGGCCAGCTTCGCGGCCGGCTCCAGGTCGGTGAGGCTCATCAGCGGGTTCGTGGGCGTCTCGATGTAAAGCATGCGCGTGTCCGGGCGGATCGATCGCTCGGTGGCCTCCAGATCGCCGGTGTCGACGTAGGTGAAGTCGAGCCCGTATCCCCGGAGGATCCGCTCGAACAGGCGGTAGGTCCCTCCGTACGTCATGCTTGAGACGACGACGTGATCTCCCTTTCCCACCAGCGTCATCACTGCCGCGATCGCCGACATTCCCGAGGCGAAACAGAAGCCTTTCTCGCCCCCCTCGAGCGCGGCCAGGTTCTTCTCCAGGGCCAGCCGCGTCGGGTTGATGGTGCGGGCGTAGTCGTATCCTTTGCTCTTGCCCAGCGCTTCCTGCACATAGGTCGAAGTCTGGTAGATCGGAGTCATGATCGCGCCGGTGGTCGGATCGGGATCCTGCCCCGCGTGGATGGCGTCCGTGGCGAAACCCATCGTCGCTCCTCTCGTGATGCGTTCCTGGTGCGGGGATGATAGCCAACGCCTCGGAGGAGTGTCAAACCTCGAAACGCGCGCGCGGCCCGCTCTCCCGTGCCTTGCGTCCCGCGGATCGATGCGTCTATAGTGCCTCGCGGCAATCCGAGCCTCTCGATGTCCGGCCTGAACCCTCTGGGGTCTTCCCTGCGTAGGAGGAGACGGGACTCTCGAGGGCCGATTCGGGGCTTCTTCGACGGGAGGCAACCGTGGACCATTCTCTTCCAGACCCCTCGCGCAGGCTGGCGCTCGTCCTCCTGTCGTTCGCGTCCTTCCTCTTGGGAGCGAAGACTGCCCCGCCGGTTGAGGCGCCGGATCCCCGACCCTACGCGAAGAAGGCGCAGGCGGCCTTCGACGAAAAGGACTACGCCGCCTTCCGCGAGAACATGGAGAAGGCCGTCGAGCTCCGACCGGGCCACGCGGGATATCAGTACTACCTGGCGATGGCGGAGGCGCTCACCGGCAGAAAAGACCAGGCGCTTTACTGGCTCTCTCGCGTGGCCGGGGTCGGGCTCGCGTTCCCGGCCGCGGAAGAGAGCGCCTTCGAGTCGATTCGCGACTCCGAGGGTTTCCAGGGCATCCTGCGGCAATTCGAGGCCAACAAAGCCCCGGTCCATCGGAGCTCGATCGCATTCACCGTCGGCGAGCAGCGGCTCATCGCGGAAGGCCTGGCCTACGATCCGGGGAAGGATCGGTTCCTGATCGGAAGCGTCCACCGGAGAAAGATCCTGAGTGTCGCCCGGGACGGCAAGATCGCCACGTTCAGCGTCCCGGAAGATGGATTGTGGGGGGTCTTCGGCATGCGGGTCGACCCGGCAAGGCGGTTGCTGTGGGTCGCCAGCGCGGCGCTGCCGGAGATGGAAGGATACGGCCCCGAGGACGATGGGAAGACGGGTGTCTTCAAATACGATCTGAAAACCGGCAAGCTCCTGGCCCGGTATCTTCCTGCCGGCCGGGAGAGGAAGCACTTCTTCGGCGATCTGACGGTCGACGCGAAAGGGAGCGTGTTCGTCACGGACAGCGTCTCCCCGATCCTCTACACGATCGGCCGGCGGGACGATCGCCTGGAGCCCTTCGTCGAAGGTCCTTTCGTGTCGCTGCAGGGAGTCGACGTTTCCGCCGACGGCAAGCGGGTCTACGTCGCCGATTACTCCCGCGGGATCTTCGCGGTGGATCGCGCGAGCCGCGGGATGACGCTGCTGCCGGCCCCGGAGCGCAGCATTCTCCTCGGGATCGACGGCATCTACATCCGCGGGGATCGCCTCATCGGAGTGCAAAATGGCACCCGGCAAAACCGCATCGTCCGGCTGTCGCTGGACGAGGCGGCCTTGAAGGTGAAGTCGTTGGAGGTGCTGGAAGCCAACACTCCGGAGCTGGCCGGACCCACGCTGGGCGTCCGGGTCGGAGGCGATTTCTTCTACGTCTCCAACAGCGAATGGGACGCCTTCGACGCCGCGACGGGCCGGTTCGCGGAGGACAAGCTCCGCCAGCCGGTGATCCTCAAGGTTCCTTTCTGAGAAGGGAGGTGGAGGCGTGGCTGCCTATTTGATCGTCGAGATCGACGTTCGCGACCCGGCCGGCTATGAGGAATACAAGACGCTGGCGGCGCAGACCGTTCAGGGCTTCGGCGGGAGATATCTGGCGCGCGGCGGAGAGGCCCAGGCGCTGGAAGGGGACTGGACGCCGAGGCGCGTCGTCATCCTGGAGTTCCCGAGCGCAGACCGGGCGCGCGAATGGTGGTCCTCCAAGGAGTACGGCAAGGCCCGCGACATCCGGCGCCGCACGGCCGACGCCCGCATGATCCTGGTCGAAGGAGTCGCCTAGCACTCCAGGAGGAGAAAAAGAAACGGGGCCCGAAGGCCCCGTGAACAAGATTGATCTTGCCTCCGAGGAGGCGCGACTCAGCGGCCGTGGCCGTTTCCCTGGCCGTGCCCCTTCCCTTGGCCTTGGCCCTCTCCCTTGTTTCCTTTCCCTTTGCCTTTCGTGCCGCCCCGCGTCTCGCGGGAGTCGGAGCCGCCCCGCATCTGGCGGGAATCGGAGCTGCCCCGCGCCCCGTCCCGGCTGTCCGCGCCCCGGCGGTTCGCGGCCCAGGTCTGACGTCCATGCTTTTCCCGCCAGCGGTTCGCGGTGTAGGCCTCGACCCGCTTGCCCTGGCGTTGCGCGTCGATGACCGCGAACGGGCTCGCGCCGAAGTGCCGCGCGGCGGTTTGGACCTTCACCAGGCCGACGACGTCGCGATCGGCGAAGCGAACGCGACGATACGTGCCCGGCCGGGAGTTCTTCTTCCAGTATCCCCACGCGTTGCCGTAGGGCGGTCCGGGATCGCGATCCATTCCCACGAACAGGACGGACGGGCTGACGTTCAGCCTGAAGAAGACCTCGTTCCAAGGGTATCCTTCGTTCCGCAGGCTCAGAATGGCGCCCGGATCGCGGTGCGTGTGAAAGGCGAGGAACGCGATGACCGGGAAATCGTCCTCCGGGTACCGCATGCGCTCGATGACGGTCACCGGCATCGCCGGCCGCCAGACCTCATTCGACACGTTGAGGAAGATCCGAGTGTCCTCGTTGACGTTCATGCCCATGCTCACGTCGAAGCTGACGGCCGCATGAACGGCAGGAGCCGCTGTCAGGATCAACAGGACAGCGCCCAGGAAGTGCTTTCTCCCA from Candidatus Polarisedimenticolia bacterium encodes the following:
- a CDS encoding DUF1330 domain-containing protein, which codes for MAAYLIVEIDVRDPAGYEEYKTLAAQTVQGFGGRYLARGGEAQALEGDWTPRRVVILEFPSADRAREWWSSKEYGKARDIRRRTADARMILVEGVA
- a CDS encoding PLP-dependent aspartate aminotransferase family protein — translated: MGFATDAIHAGQDPDPTTGAIMTPIYQTSTYVQEALGKSKGYDYARTINPTRLALEKNLAALEGGEKGFCFASGMSAIAAVMTLVGKGDHVVVSSMTYGGTYRLFERILRGYGLDFTYVDTGDLEATERSIRPDTRMLYIETPTNPLMSLTDLEPAAKLARRRSLISVVDNTFMSPYFQKPLAFGIDVVLHSTTKFINGHSDSVGGCVVTSNRDHAERIGFTQNSVGAILSPFDSWLVLRGIKTLHLRMRSHDAGGRQVAAFLDSHPKVRRVLYPGLPSHPQHELARTQCSGFGGMISFDLGDFDRAKRFLDRLRLCALAESLGGVETLICHPGTMTHASIPEAERERQGFTSGLIRISVGNEDVEDIVADLEQGLAAV
- the cutA gene encoding divalent-cation tolerance protein CutA yields the protein MENETVLVLSTASSEKEAISIAQALVDQELAACVNVVPAIRSIYRWKGKIWNEVENMMFIKTTSQQFEEVKKTIKELHSYELPEVLLLKIDDGEKNVLNWIGSSVKGGRERF
- the eno gene encoding phosphopyruvate hydratase, coding for MARIQSLTAREILDSRGNPTLEVEAVLSDGARGSAAVPSGASTGSREALELRDGDPKRFAGKGVLRAVENVNSVLAPELSGMEAASQAALDRRMIEMDGTPAKSRLGANALLGVSLAVARASAASLRLPLYRALGGDAAVELPVPMLNIVNGGVHADNNLDLQEFMVAPAGAASFREGLRMAAEIYQQLKAVLKKKGLSTTVGDEGGFAPSFRSHAEALDCIVEAIQQAGYAPGRDAVLCLDSAASEFHQDGVYRLKAESPPEKTSAQLVDFYAGLVARYPIVSIEDGMAEGDWEGWAGLTRALGEKIQLVGDDLFVTNPAILREGIRQKVANSVLIKLNQIGTLTETRETIDLARSAGYTCVVSHRSGETEDTTIADLAVAFNLGQIKTGAPARSERVAKYNRLLRIEEELSDRARYRGFEVYAAGGRR
- a CDS encoding PPC domain-containing protein encodes the protein MIVRRLFALILPLLFGLAASPVEAAWTASGTFLYQDREFDENGFTGATPNLPVRFAKVEVRYFKQSGGTTLLATGATDAAGNYSILVSDTSTRDIMVRALTASGVADLFLEVTNVVGTVSNYAVTTPTFFAHAPVNLNAGTVVALAGAGGEPFNLFDVGLNTEDYLAHLNGSRPSSTHELIIQWENLSGVTVNSYIGNNTVRAADTSGYNDTVIQHETGHYAVFNFSATDSPFGFHRLSNCKQDLRLAFDEGFATYFGQSVRKYLNLPNPHLYVKTTGAVGPGNLDFYFNVEDEVPFTCSESTSEVTVYAALWDLVDGATTPDETPGVDEGWDPLAVSDTVVWDIMRNYMPGAVNKSAEDFWDGWFVLGKGLDSSFRTVFVQHGMEFIDDLAENNDTTAGALGIAPDGVPLHATYFRPLASGAGTTDVDYFKFFGTAGHDFRIETTALTGDANTSLVLLGPDGVTPIMSNDDRGGGEKSSLMIFNSPASATYYVKSFHGPGLGIYGSYDVVISGAVVAGGSSPPLVTQSPKFTRRPMLNEGDSPTVSGLSSQD
- a CDS encoding septum formation initiator family protein — translated: MTLPARQPRREPVSIGKRLLLTVSLCAILALVARSILGDRGLFEVWRKKSTYQQISFEVLALRQENASLHEQIRALRQDPLAIERIAREDLGYARPGEITFVFREDPGARAIFNPGN
- a CDS encoding phosphoglucomutase/phosphomannomutase family protein, with protein sequence MAPTPIAFGTSGWRGILSDDFTFFNLRRATRAIARLVHEENRRRAPSLFVGYDTRFLSEQLARDVASVLLTEGVRPRLAADFVPTPVVAHAIRRGRLDGGINLTASHNPAEYNGLKFSTRDGAPAPPETTRRIEALIAEIHDGSPAPQPRPSELRTVDPSGPYRAAILRIIDRKALGRGRLRLVCDPLYGAGRGYSQALLSPVARVTTIRDRRDVLFGGGGPDPNEKHLDELCAEVRRTGAHLGLATDGDADRFGIVDRGGHYVAANLILALLADYLLETRGYRSGVARTVATTHLLDDVAEHHGVAHFETPVGFKYFRDLLLDGKVFLAGEESSGLSVSGHVPEKDGILAGCLVAEMVARRRASLRRQIQLLFRKVGPRHSARRDFRMGPGEVIALRRRLESPPDSLAGKRVTEVRTTDGTLMLLQDASWLLLRPSGTEPLVRCYAEARSPKDLARLLDAGRSLVLNP